The following DNA comes from Microbacterium foliorum.
ATAGCAGTCACCCGTGTAGGCAGACATGTCCGAGCATGTCGCGGTGATGCGCCGCATGCGGTCAGGGCTCGTGATGGCCAGGGCGATGACGGCGACCACCCCGAGCAGCACCGGGAGGATGAACAGCCGGAGCTTCACGCCCGAGAAGAAGAGACAGCCGAGCAGGATGATGACGAGCACCATCGCGGTGCCGAGGTCTTTGCCCGCGATGACCGTTCCGATCGCCAGCGCGCCGACAGGCACGACCGGGATGAAGACCTGGTGCCAGGTGCCGAGCATGGTCTGCTTGCGCATCAGAACGAAGCCGATCCACAGTGCGAGTGCGAGCTTGAGGAACTCGGACGGCTGCAGGGTGAACCCCGCGATCATGATCCAGTTGCGGTTTCCGCCGTCCTCGATGCCGAGCGGCGTGAAGACGAGAAGCTGCAGCGCGATGGCGCCGAATAGCGCGGGCCAGGCCATGCGCTTGAGGAACGCGATCGGAAGTCGTGAGATCAGGAACATCAGCGGCACGCCGAGCACGGCGAAGATCCCCTGACGCAGCGCGCCGTCCATCGGGTTCTCCCCGTTGGACACGGCGGTCGCGCTCGTCGCCGACAGCACCATCACGAGACCGAAGATGGTCAGCATCAGCGCGGCCGATGCGATCATCAGGAATTCGGTCGAGACAGGGGTGAATCGACGCCCGAGCGACACTCTGGCGGCGAGGCCCCCTGAGCGGGTGCTGCCGGTGTCAGAGCGGTGGGGGCGTTCGACCTGCGTCATCGGCGCTCCCCCGGTCTATCCAGTCCTGCACCGCTTCGGCGAAGCGGTGTCCTCGATCCGCATAGCTGGAGAACTGATCGAAGGAGGCCGCTGCGGGGGCCAGCAGAACTGTGCCCTCGTCTTCGACGATCCCCGCGGCGATCTCCACCACGCGATTCATGACCTGACCAGTCTCGCCAGCATCCACCTCGAACACCGGCACCTGCGGCGCGTGTCGCTCGAATGCCGCGACGACGGCCGCGCGCTCCACTCCGATGACCACGGCCGCACGGGCGGTCGTGCCGGCCGTCGCGACCAGATCGCCGATGTCGACGCCCTTGAGGTCGCCGCCGACGACCCAGACCGCACCGGGGTACGCGCGGAGCGACGAAGCGGCCGCATGAGGGTTGGTCGCCTTGGAGTCGTCCACCCAGGTGATGCCGCCGTGTCGGGCGATGATCTGGATGCGATGCTCGTCGAGCCGGAAGGACTGCAGCGCGGCGTGGATCGCCTCGGGCGCGACGCCCAGCGAGCGCGCGAGCGCACTCGCCGCGAGGATGTTCTGCACGATGTGCGGCGCGGCAAGGCCGGCATCCCGGAGGTCCGCGACGGTCGTGAGCTCGAGGGCGCTGCTGGTCCGGTCGTCCAGGAACGCGCGATCGACGATCAGCCCCTCCACGACACCGAGGTCGCTCGGACCGGGGATGCCGAGATCGAAGCCGATCGCGCGCGCGCCCTCGACGACCTCGGCCTCCTCGACCATGATCCTGGTCGCCTCGTCGGCCTTGTTGTAGACGCAGGCGACGCGGGTGTTGCGGTAGACGAGAGCCTTCGCGTCGCGGTACGCCCGCGCGCTCCCGTGCCACACCAGATGGTCGTCGGCGAGGTTCAGGCACACCGAGGCATGCGGATACAGCTCGCCTTCGGCTCGGGAGAGCCCGAGATACCAGAGCTGATGGCTCGACAGCTCGACGACGAGCGCATCGAAGCCCGCCGGGTCGCGCACCGCGTCGAGCACCGGCACTCCGATGTTGCCGCAGGGCGCCGCACGCAGTCCGCCTTCGACCAGAAGGGAGGCGGTGAGCTGCGTCGTGGTGGTCTTGCCATTGGTGCCGGTGATGAGCACCCAGTCGGCCGGAGTGCCATCAGGGCGCGGCACCTTGTCACGCACTCGCCAGGCGAGCTCGATGTCACCCCAGAGCGCGATGCCGGACTCCTGCGTCCAGCGGATCACGGGGTGCGAGGGAGCGAACCCCGGAGACGCGATGACGACCTCGGGCGCGAATTCCGCCAGTGTCTCGGGAACCTGATCGAGAGGCCCGAGCTCGAGCCGGGCGCCGATCACCGGCAGGAGCTTGGCATACTCCTCTTCCGCGGATTCGGACAGGACCAGCACATCCGCACCGAGTTCGGTCAGCGTGTCGGCCACCGAGAAGCCGGTCATGGAGAGTCCGAGAACCGCCACACGCAGACCCGACCAGTCGGAGCTCCAGCTCGTGAGCGTCGCGAGCCTCGCCTCAGTCGACACGTGTCAGCCACTCCACATAGAACAGGCCGACCGCCGAGATCGCGAGGAGACCCGCGATGATCCACATGCGGACCACGATCGTCACCTCGGACCACCCGCGCATCTCGAGATGGTGGTGGAAGGGGCTCATCAGGAACAGCCGCTTGCCGCGGGTGATCTTGAAGTATGCGCGCTGGAGGATCACCGACCCGGAGGCGAGGACGAAGACGCCGGCGATCACGAGAAGCAGCAGCTCTGTGCGGGTGAGGATCGCCATGGCGGTGATGACGCCTCCGATCGCCATGGATCCGACATCACCCATGAAGACCTTCGCCTTGGGCGCGTTCCACCAGAGGAAGCCGATCAGGCTCGCGGCGAACGACGCGGCGATGATAGCCAGGCTGAACGGATCGCGCACTTCGTAGCATCCGCCCAGAGCCGCCGTCTCGACGCCCTCTCCGACGCACGACTGCTTGAACTGCCAGAACGCGATCAGGCTGTAGGCACCGACGACGATGACTCCGGCGCCCGCGGCGAGACCGTCGAGGCCGTCTGTGAGGTTGACGCTGTTCGACGTCGCGACGCCGATGACCGAGATCCAGAGCAGATACAGCGCCCACCCGAGGATCGCTGTGAAGGCGAAGAGGTTCAGCCAGGGGATGTCGCGGAACAGCGAGATCGACCCGGATGCCGGAGTCTGATCGAACGCGTTCGGGAAGTTCAGGGCGACGATGCCGAACGGGATGATCACGACGAGCTGGCCGATGATCTTGCGCCAGCCCGAGAGCCCGAGGCTGCGCTGGCTCCGCACCTTCATGTAGTCGTCGATGAAGCCGACGGCTCCGAAGCCCACCATCAGCCAGATGACGAGAAGCGCGGACAGCGCGGGGGTGCCGCCACCGACGTACGTGCCGGTGAAGTAGCCGACCATCGTGCCGACGATGAAGATCACGCCACCCATGGTGGGTGTGCCGCGCTTCGCCTCGTGGTTCGGGTTCTCGATCGCCTCGGGCGTGCGGATGACCTGCCCCCAGCCCCACTTGCGGAAGAGCCGGAGGAAGACGGGAGTCAGGAAGAGAGTGAAGGCGAGCGAGATGGCAGCCGCCATGATGAGAGATCTCACGAGAACAATTCTCCCAGACGATCGCCGAGGTGCCGGAGGCCCACGGAATTGGAGGACTTCACGAGCACGCGGTCGCCGTCGCGGAGTTCGGTGCGCAGGTAGTCGAACGCCGCGTCCTGGTCGGGGAAGAAGATGGCCTCGCTGTCCCAGGACCCTTCGCCGATGGCCGAGATGTAGAGCCTGCGGGCCTCGGGGCCCACGACGACGATCCGCTGGATGTTCAGCCGCACGGCCAGCAGTCCGATGCGGTCATGCTCCTCGCCGGCGGTCTCACCGAGCTCGCTCATGGCGCCGAGCACCGCGACCGTCCGCTCATCCGGGCCGGTGATCTGGGCGAGAGTGCGCAGCGCCGCCGCCATGGAGTCGGGGCTGGCGTTGTAGGCGTCGTTGATGATGCGCACTCGGTCGCTGCCCATCGGCTGCATGCGCCAGCGCTCCGCGATCTCGACCGTCTCGAGACGCGCGATGGCGTCGGCCGCTGACACTCCGAGCACCCCCGCGGCGGTGATGGCCGCCAGCGCATTGCCGATGTGGTGCGCGCCGAGCACCTGCAGGCGCAGGGGCAGGCTCTCCCCCGCCGCTTCGATGATGCACGAGGTGCCGGATGCGGTGACCTCGAGGTCGTGGGCCTGCACGTCTGCGGTGGCACTCTGGCCGAAGCTGACGACCTGCATGCCCCGCGACTCGGCGAGCTCGCCCATCGCGGCCACGCGGGCGTCGTCGATGTTGAGCACAGCTGTGCCTGAGGGGCGTGCAGCGGCCACGAGCTCGGACTTGGCCTTGGCTGTCGCCTCGATGCCGCCGAATCCGCCGGCATGCGCCATTCCGACCATCAGCACCACCGCGACGTCCGGCTCCACGAGTCCGGCGAGACGGGCGATGCTCCCCGGCGCATCCGCGCCGAACTCACTGACGAGGAAGCGCGTGCCGTCCGTGACGCGCAGCATGGTGACCGGTGCGCCCACCTCGTTGTTGTACGAGTTGATCGGCGCGACGGTCTCACCCTCGTCGGCGAGGATGCGGGCGAGGAAGTTCTTCGTCGTCGTCTTGCCGTTCGATCCGGTGATCCCGACGATCTTCAGATCTCCCGCCGCGCGCACGCGCGCGACCACCTCGCGCGCGAGGTCGGCGAGAGCGACGACGACGTCGGGCACGACGATCTGCGCGATCTCCTCATCGACCTCGTGCTCGACGATCGCGAGAGCGGCACCGGCGGCCAGCGCCGACCCGACGAACCGATGTCCGTCGGTCTCGGCTCCTGGCTTCGCGACGAAGACGGATCCGGGCGCCATGTTGCGCGAGTCGGTGTCGACCACACCGTCGATGACGGTGTCGGCGGTCGAAGAACCGGCGAGGCGGAGATCACCCCCGACGACGGCGGCGATCTCAGCAAGCGACAGGGCGATCATGACGTCTCCAGGCGCGGCAGGGCGCCGTCTATTCGAACTTGGGAAGCAGTGCGTCCATCGGGCTGGAGGACGGCATCACGCGGTAGGTCTTCATGGTCTGGGTCATCGCCTTCTGGAAGGCAGAAGCGGTAGCAGCAGACGATGTAACTCTAGTCGGCTCATCGAGAGTCACCACCACGACGTACTGCGGATCGTCGACCGGCGCGAAGCCCACCATGCTGGTGTAGTACACGCCCGACTTGTATCCGCCCTTGCCGTCAGGGATCTGCGCAGTACCCGTCTTGCTCGTCACACGGTAGCCGGGCACCTGGATGCGGTCGGCGTTGCCTCCCTGAACGGCGACGTTCTCGAGCATGCGCGTCAGGTCGGCTGCGGTCTCGGGCTTGACGATCTGCTCTGACTCGGGCGCCTCGGGTGTGACCACCGTGCCGTCGGGCGCCGTGCACGACTCGACCAGCGAGAGGCCGATCTTCTCGCCGCCGTTCGCGATCGCCTGATACGCGCCGGCGAGCTGGGGAGCGGTGACCGTGAAGTACTGACCGAACGTGGTCGTGTAGAGCGACTGGTTGTCCCAGTCGCTCGTGGGGTGGATCTCCCCGGACGTCTCGTTGGGGAACCCGATCGTCGTGTCGCCCACGCCGAAGCGCTCGAGGTAGTCGTGCCGGATGTCGGGGCTCACCATGGTGCCGAACTTCGACAGTGCGACGTTCGAGGAGTCGATCAGCGCGCCGGCGAGGGTGTACTGGAACGTGGGGTGGACGAACGCGTCGTTGATCACGGCACCGTTGTCGAACTTCTCATGCGAGGACGCCGACACGGTCGGACTCGTCATGGTCACGCCGGCGTTCTCCATGACGGCCGCAGCGGTCACCGCTTTGAAGGTCGACCCCGGCTCGAACGGGTAGGTGAAGAGCTTGCTGGTCCAGGTCTCCGGCGACGATGCGTCGAGATCGTTGGGGTCCATGGTCGGCCATTCGGCGGCTGCACGGATCTTTCCGGTGCCGACCTCGACCACGGTGACAGTGCCGCCCTTGGCGCCCTGGGCCTGCGCCTCCTCGGCGATCATCTGCTGCATGTACCACTGCAGATCACTGTTGACCGTCAGCTGCACGGTGCCGCCGTCGACGGCATCCACCCTGCTCTCGCTGCCGGGGATGACGACGTTGTTCTTGCCCGTGCGATACGACTCTTCGCCGTCGGTCGGAGCGAGGCACTTCTCGTCCATCTTCTCGACCCCGGTCTGCGCGGCGCCCGTTCCGTCGAGGTATCCCAGCAGGTTTCCCGCCACAGCGCCGTTCGGGTAGACCCGAACCTCGCGCGGCTTCATCTCGAGGTACGACGACACCTTGAGTTCGCGGAGTTCGATGTACTTCTCGGTGCTGAGGCCCTTGACCAGCGGGAGGTACTGCGAATCAGGGTTCTCCGCGAGCTCCGCTGCGACCTCGGCCCGCAGCTCGTCTGCATCGATGCCCATGATCTCGGCCATGCGGGTCGATGCCTCGGCCCACGGCAGTTTCGGCGGATTCTTCTCGTCCTCCTCCAGCAGCCGGATGACCTGGGGGCTGAGCTGCGCGTCGTAGACCAGGACGCTCTCGGCGAGCACCGATCCCTCGCTGTCGACCACTGAACCGCGCTCGCCCGGAATGGAGGTGCGGTGCGCGATGAACTCGAGCGACTGGGCAACATGCTCATCCGCCTTCACAACCTGGATGTCGACGAGACGCACGACGAATGCCGCCAGGACCGCCAGGATCACCGCGAGCGCGACGACCGTGCGGCGCCGCGGCGTCCGTGTTGCTCGTGTCGTCATGGACTCTCTCCGTCAGGTCTCGGTGGTGGGCGGATTCGGCTAGCGGGTGCTGGGGCTCGGGAGCCCGTCGGTGATCGCGGGCGGGAGCTCCTGCGCGGACTGGCCCGCGGTCCCTTCGGGCACGGCGTCGTCTGCCGTCGAGGGGTTCACCGGCACATCGTTAAGCAGGGAGTTGCTCACCGCGCCCGCGCCGTTCGGATCGATCGTCGACGAGCCGGTCGCACCGGTTCCCTGACCGAAGACTGCTCCGTCGCTCAGCCGAAGATAGGACGGAGCCCCTGCCACGACCATGCCGAGGGAGGCGGCGCTGGCAGCGAGGGACTGAGGCGAGCTCGTTCCCGTGAGATCCTCCTGCAGCGCGTTGGCGTGCAGGTCGAGCTCGTGCTGCTGCGCAGAGAGACCTGCCAGCACGAACGAGTCCTGCGTGATCGCCAGCGAGAGTCCGATCTGCACGGCTCCGATGATCATCGCCCCGGCGAGTGCCGCGATCGCGTAGGCGAGCTTCGGCTTGCGGCGGACCGGGATGCCGGTCACCGGCTCGAGACGTCGCCGAGGAGCGCGCTCAGGCGCGTCGGGAAGCGCCCTGGACTTCGGAGCTGCGACGTTCAGGCTCATGAGTTCTCCCGCACTTTCTCTGCGGCACGCAGTCTGACCGGAATGGCTCGGGGGTTGCGAGCCCGCTCGTCGTCGTCGGCGAGCTCGGCTCCCTTGGTGATGATGCGGAATCGAGGTGCGTGTTCCGGCAGTTCGACGGGCAGGCCCCGCGGCGCGGTGGAGGCGGCGCCGGCAGCGAAGGCCTGCTTCACGAGTCGATCCTCGAGAGACTGGTAGGACATGACCACGATGCGCCCGCCGACCGCGAGCGCGTCCATCGCGGACGGGATCGCATCAGCCAGCACGTTGAGTTCGGCGTTCACTTCGATGCGCAGCGCCTGGAAGACGCGCTTGGCCGGGTGACCGGAACGCTGAGCCGCTGCAGGCGTGGCCGCTTGGAGGATCTCCACGAGCTCACCGGATCGGGTGATCGGCTTCTTCTCGCGCGCGGCGATGATGAACCGCGCGTAGCGACCCGCGAGCTTCTCCTCGCCGTAGCGCTCGAAGATGCGACGCAGGTTGCCCTCGTTGTAGGTCGCGATGACCTCGGCGGCCGTGACGCCCTTCGTCTGATCCATCCGCATGTCGAGCGGGGCGTCTTTGGAGTACGCGAAGCCGCGCTCTGCCTCGTCGAGCTGCAGAGACGAGACGCCGAGGTCGAAGAGGATGCCGGCCGCGCCCTGGGCGTGCAGCCCGATCTCGTCGTAGACGGTGTGCACGAGTGTGATCCGGTCCTTGAAGCGAGCGAGCCGCTCCCCCGCGATGCGCAGGGCGTCGGTGTCGCGATCGAGTCCGACGAGACGGATGTTCGGGAACCGCTCGAGCAGTGCCTCGGAGTGACCGCCCATGCCGAGAGTGGCATCGACGAGCACCGCTCCGTCGGCTTGCAGGGCGGGAGCGAGGAGCTCGACGCAGCGGTCGAGCAGAACTGGGGTGTGGATGTCGCGGAGGTTCATGATCTTTCTCGGGTGACCTCTGTATCTCGGTGACCAGGGCCCTGATCCCCCTCCGCTTCACGACCCGGCACCGGGGAAGTGTGTCGGGGCAGGAGCGGCGGGGCATCACAGCCGTGGTCAGAAGAGTCCCGGAATCACCTCCTGCTCGAGTTCGGAGTAGGTCTCCTCGCCGGCTGCGAGGTAGCTGTTCCAGCTCTCGGCATCCCAGATCTCGGCGTGGGCGCCGACTCCGGTGACGATGAGTTCCTTCTGCAGGCCCGCGTACTGACGAAGGTGCACGGGGATGGTGATGCGGTTCTGGCTGTCTGGCATCTCCGCACTCGCACCGGAGAGGAACAGTCGCATGAAGTCACGCGCCTGCTTGTTCGCGAGCGGCGCCTGACGGATCCGTTCGTGCATCGTCTCGAATTCGGCCGTGCTGAAGACGTAGAGGCAGCGTTCCTGCCCTCTGGTGACGACGATGCCGCCACCGAGGTCTTCGCGGAACTTCGCGGGAAGGATGACCCGCCCCTTGTCGTCCAACTTCGGAGAATGCGTTCCCAGCAACATCAGCCATCACCCCCTCTCCGTCCGGCCAACTCGAGGTGCGCCCCACTTTACTCCACTTTCCTCCACAAACCTACGGTCAATCCGCAGCTCAGCGCGGTGAACGTTTCAGAGCGCGCCGAAAAACCGCGTGATCTAGCGGCTTGACGCGGGTGGAGGGAGGTGGAGGGCCAGTGGAGGGCGAGTGGAGGGCCAGTGGCGCGTCAGCAGACCGGCATCAGCGCGCAGCCATGCGGCTATTCAGGGTCCGAACACGACGAAGGCCCGGATGCTCAGAGCATCCGGGCCTTCGAGGAAGAGGTGGGGTCAGTTGCCGTCTTGGCGGCGGTCCCATCGATCGTTCATGCGATCCATGAAGGATGCGGAACTCCGCTGCTTGGGTGCGCGCTCGCGAGGAACGGCAGAGAGCGGCTTGCGGACGGGAGTCACGGCGATCATGACACCCCCGAGCATGGCGACGAATCCGATGACGCCGACCACGACGCCCCAGACGTCTCCGAGCACGACTCCGACGATCAGCCCGCCCACCCCTGCGAGGAGCAGGAGCGCTCCGTAGACGAGGTTGCGGTAGCTGAGAGCTCGATCGCCTGACGGCGCACTGACGACATCGGCGTCGTTGTGGAGGAGATGGCGTTCCATCTCATCGAGCAGACGCTGCTCCTGTTCGGAGAGTGGCATTTCGTCCCCCTCGGGTATTCGTTCGTCCATTCTACTCGCGGTATGCCGCTGCGGGCTAG
Coding sequences within:
- the ftsW gene encoding putative lipid II flippase FtsW, with translation MTQVERPHRSDTGSTRSGGLAARVSLGRRFTPVSTEFLMIASAALMLTIFGLVMVLSATSATAVSNGENPMDGALRQGIFAVLGVPLMFLISRLPIAFLKRMAWPALFGAIALQLLVFTPLGIEDGGNRNWIMIAGFTLQPSEFLKLALALWIGFVLMRKQTMLGTWHQVFIPVVPVGALAIGTVIAGKDLGTAMVLVIILLGCLFFSGVKLRLFILPVLLGVVAVIALAITSPDRMRRITATCSDMSAYTGDCYQSIHGVWGMASGGVFGVGLGNSQEKYGWLPAAGNDFIFAIVGEELGLIGCIVVLALFTLFTVGAFHIIRKTADPFIRVAAGGITVWITGQAVFNIGVVIGLFPVMGVPLPFMSQGGTALLAVLIACGVLLSFARTIPVAEGRSPGRAASAGRGKVTR
- the murD gene encoding UDP-N-acetylmuramoyl-L-alanine--D-glutamate ligase, with product MSTEARLATLTSWSSDWSGLRVAVLGLSMTGFSVADTLTELGADVLVLSESAEEEYAKLLPVIGARLELGPLDQVPETLAEFAPEVVIASPGFAPSHPVIRWTQESGIALWGDIELAWRVRDKVPRPDGTPADWVLITGTNGKTTTTQLTASLLVEGGLRAAPCGNIGVPVLDAVRDPAGFDALVVELSSHQLWYLGLSRAEGELYPHASVCLNLADDHLVWHGSARAYRDAKALVYRNTRVACVYNKADEATRIMVEEAEVVEGARAIGFDLGIPGPSDLGVVEGLIVDRAFLDDRTSSALELTTVADLRDAGLAAPHIVQNILAASALARSLGVAPEAIHAALQSFRLDEHRIQIIARHGGITWVDDSKATNPHAAASSLRAYPGAVWVVGGDLKGVDIGDLVATAGTTARAAVVIGVERAAVVAAFERHAPQVPVFEVDAGETGQVMNRVVEIAAGIVEDEGTVLLAPAAASFDQFSSYADRGHRFAEAVQDWIDRGSADDAGRTPPPL
- the mraY gene encoding phospho-N-acetylmuramoyl-pentapeptide-transferase, with translation MRSLIMAAAISLAFTLFLTPVFLRLFRKWGWGQVIRTPEAIENPNHEAKRGTPTMGGVIFIVGTMVGYFTGTYVGGGTPALSALLVIWLMVGFGAVGFIDDYMKVRSQRSLGLSGWRKIIGQLVVIIPFGIVALNFPNAFDQTPASGSISLFRDIPWLNLFAFTAILGWALYLLWISVIGVATSNSVNLTDGLDGLAAGAGVIVVGAYSLIAFWQFKQSCVGEGVETAALGGCYEVRDPFSLAIIAASFAASLIGFLWWNAPKAKVFMGDVGSMAIGGVITAMAILTRTELLLLVIAGVFVLASGSVILQRAYFKITRGKRLFLMSPFHHHLEMRGWSEVTIVVRMWIIAGLLAISAVGLFYVEWLTRVD
- a CDS encoding UDP-N-acetylmuramoyl-tripeptide--D-alanyl-D-alanine ligase, whose product is MIALSLAEIAAVVGGDLRLAGSSTADTVIDGVVDTDSRNMAPGSVFVAKPGAETDGHRFVGSALAAGAALAIVEHEVDEEIAQIVVPDVVVALADLAREVVARVRAAGDLKIVGITGSNGKTTTKNFLARILADEGETVAPINSYNNEVGAPVTMLRVTDGTRFLVSEFGADAPGSIARLAGLVEPDVAVVLMVGMAHAGGFGGIEATAKAKSELVAAARPSGTAVLNIDDARVAAMGELAESRGMQVVSFGQSATADVQAHDLEVTASGTSCIIEAAGESLPLRLQVLGAHHIGNALAAITAAGVLGVSAADAIARLETVEIAERWRMQPMGSDRVRIINDAYNASPDSMAAALRTLAQITGPDERTVAVLGAMSELGETAGEEHDRIGLLAVRLNIQRIVVVGPEARRLYISAIGEGSWDSEAIFFPDQDAAFDYLRTELRDGDRVLVKSSNSVGLRHLGDRLGELFS
- a CDS encoding peptidoglycan D,D-transpeptidase FtsI family protein; translation: MTTRATRTPRRRTVVALAVILAVLAAFVVRLVDIQVVKADEHVAQSLEFIAHRTSIPGERGSVVDSEGSVLAESVLVYDAQLSPQVIRLLEEDEKNPPKLPWAEASTRMAEIMGIDADELRAEVAAELAENPDSQYLPLVKGLSTEKYIELRELKVSSYLEMKPREVRVYPNGAVAGNLLGYLDGTGAAQTGVEKMDEKCLAPTDGEESYRTGKNNVVIPGSESRVDAVDGGTVQLTVNSDLQWYMQQMIAEEAQAQGAKGGTVTVVEVGTGKIRAAAEWPTMDPNDLDASSPETWTSKLFTYPFEPGSTFKAVTAAAVMENAGVTMTSPTVSASSHEKFDNGAVINDAFVHPTFQYTLAGALIDSSNVALSKFGTMVSPDIRHDYLERFGVGDTTIGFPNETSGEIHPTSDWDNQSLYTTTFGQYFTVTAPQLAGAYQAIANGGEKIGLSLVESCTAPDGTVVTPEAPESEQIVKPETAADLTRMLENVAVQGGNADRIQVPGYRVTSKTGTAQIPDGKGGYKSGVYYTSMVGFAPVDDPQYVVVVTLDEPTRVTSSAATASAFQKAMTQTMKTYRVMPSSSPMDALLPKFE
- the rsmH gene encoding 16S rRNA (cytosine(1402)-N(4))-methyltransferase RsmH, whose product is MNLRDIHTPVLLDRCVELLAPALQADGAVLVDATLGMGGHSEALLERFPNIRLVGLDRDTDALRIAGERLARFKDRITLVHTVYDEIGLHAQGAAGILFDLGVSSLQLDEAERGFAYSKDAPLDMRMDQTKGVTAAEVIATYNEGNLRRIFERYGEEKLAGRYARFIIAAREKKPITRSGELVEILQAATPAAAQRSGHPAKRVFQALRIEVNAELNVLADAIPSAMDALAVGGRIVVMSYQSLEDRLVKQAFAAGAASTAPRGLPVELPEHAPRFRIITKGAELADDDERARNPRAIPVRLRAAEKVRENS
- the mraZ gene encoding division/cell wall cluster transcriptional repressor MraZ, whose translation is MLLGTHSPKLDDKGRVILPAKFREDLGGGIVVTRGQERCLYVFSTAEFETMHERIRQAPLANKQARDFMRLFLSGASAEMPDSQNRITIPVHLRQYAGLQKELIVTGVGAHAEIWDAESWNSYLAAGEETYSELEQEVIPGLF
- a CDS encoding DUF3040 domain-containing protein; protein product: MPLSEQEQRLLDEMERHLLHNDADVVSAPSGDRALSYRNLVYGALLLLAGVGGLIVGVVLGDVWGVVVGVIGFVAMLGGVMIAVTPVRKPLSAVPRERAPKQRSSASFMDRMNDRWDRRQDGN